The DNA segment tgttgtcatgtgaccatgaggtcacgagttcgagccatagaaacagcctcttgcagaaatgcagggtaaggctgcgtacaatagaccctttgtggtccagcccttccccggaccacgcgcatagcgggagcttaatgCACAGGGCTGCCCTTTTTTTGTTGAGTTATTCTAAGAGATTCATTGTCTATCTTGTGTTCAATGCTAAGAGTTTGCATTAATTTCAAATTCTAACTCAATTTCCCACAATTTTCAAGGTAACAAGACTTCTTCCTTTTGCCCCTCTTCTCTAAAGAAGCAAACACTGAAACTTATGCACCCATTCCACCCAAGCATATGTCTTAAATAGCCAAAAATAAgattctttcaaatttcacatCAAGAGAGAAATTTCTTCTGTGTGTTTGTCTGCATATAAGTCAATGGAGACCATACCAGAAAAGTAAATACCCCAGAGGAAGATAGAAAAGTCGCTTTCCTGCAGAAAACCTGGCATAAAAAGAAAGGAGCATTACAGCATGTTATTCTATCAGCAAACATACAATTACAATGGAATTAAGGTCGCATACTGGATCGGCTTCTACTGGCCTTCCAAAAAGAGGAGCTAATGCCATAATGAGCTTCCTTCTACTTTCAACGGATGCAACTGCATCTTTAATCTGTCAAGAGTAGATGGACAAAAATGGAAAGAGGAATTCAACAAAAAATAATTtggtattttatttttattttttttaaaattattcgGCTTgaatttttatggataaaaactAGTGAAGCTAACCTGCGATTCAAgcatttcttctaaagttggaaGGTACTCAGCCATGCACCTAGATTTATTAAtttataaagaaaagaattatgaAGATGAAATGACACAGCAACTTTGTTGGAAAGGAAAGCAGAATTTGGCATCCCACAAATAGGAGAAAGGTGGATTAGATTGCCAGCTTCTGCAACAGTATTCAGAACTTACATTCCATCCAACCATGCAGGAAGCCTAAAATCATCAATTGAGAATAGAGACTTCAATTCAGAAGAAGAAACCAATTTCAAACGTGGAGCAGAAGGAGCACTGGAGTATTTTCTGCCAATCGGATATATAACCTGTCACATTATTAAAGCTAATCAAATCAGAACCAGGAAAGAGAAGGAGAAATTACAAGCGAAAAATGCAATTAAGCAAAAAAATGTAACCACAACGACAAATTACAAGCCAAAAAGACAATTTGACCTACAAAAACATTCCATTTTCAATAACACTTAAATGATGCAGCATTAAGAATGAGATGAAAACAAGTAAACAACAAAAGATGCATGGCGCTCTTTCACAATTATTTTACCTCAGCAAGATACACAAAAATAAGGTAGGGCACAAATATCCATGACAAATGTGTCTCGATGCTCCAAAATGATGTCATGCTTATATTCCTTCAATCAATGCTTTCTCCTATTGTGGTTCTCTACGAGCCTAATTTTTATAAAACACAATCTTCATTCTTTTAATAGGTTATATGTATTATTTTTACAACTAAGCTATTTCAAAAGAAAGCAAACTATAAATATATTGTAACGACCATGACATAAACCATAGACCTTTTTTAATTTATTCCGGAAGATATGAGGATCTACTAGTGTCTTCGTCTTCTGTTCATATATACAGAGAAATATAGGCAAGTATGGCAGCATTATTCAGAAAGCCCACCTGTAAGTATATCTTTTGCTGATGGCGCCATGTGGATCCAACAACCATTTTGTTCAAATCCAAATCCAGCAAAGGGACAGCGAATTTAACCTCTTCTGGCTACACTACAATTTAATGGCATAGAACCATCCATATAGTCAAGATCAAGTGTTATGCAGGAGAATCATTTCATGTAAGAGCAGAAAACGGGATTACTTAATGCAGGTGTTAGTTACAGTGGAGTACCTTATCAACATTTGAACTCAGAGACATTTCAATTCCCTGCAAATGATTAAGAACAGAACAGTGTATTAACTACAATTTGTTATAACTTGAGGAGAAGAGGAGGGCGTGGGGCAACGACAACTCTTTTCAACCCCTTCCCACTCTATGGAAATCTTTCAATCGAATCAATTAGGCAAGAAAATCATCAAGAATAGAGTTAATTCATGCACTCAATTGAGCCGTATAAATCCACCATGATAATGCTAATAGTTAAAACTATAAGCACTAGACCATCAAATACCTAAGAATTGAAATGCAGAATCTTTAGGCGACAGGAAAAAAGTGACTGTGACCTTTTCAAGATCCAACTCACAACATAATGTATCCTTTCAGAACAATTTGGTCTGCAGTCAACAAATCTTCCGACTGTCAGATACAGCTAGTTTCAATATACACCTTACTAATCAACCAAAGACACTCCCAATACTGAAGTTGAAATCTATGGATGTATATAAATAGCATACTGAGAATTTATACAATTTAGAGAGTTAAGAAACTATTGCTACAACGTCCTCTCTCCAGAATTGACAATGCCTCCACTGATTCCCAGTAAGAATTTCAGAATTTGAGGATGTATAGAGTTCAGAATAAATGCTCTCTACAAGAACTACCATGATGCCTAGAATCTATAGAGTTTCTCTTTCAGCTTTTGTTTTTGCTTAATGAAGTATTATTTTcgcttcttcttcataaagaatCAAGTACAATTTGCAGTCAGACAAGCAAGCCCGTACTCCTAAAGCAATAAGTAACCTAGCTCCCCCAGAAGGAACTTCTGATCCCATATCCTCTGCTCACACTGGAAGCAACTTAACAGCCTCCAAGCCACAAAAACCAACAAGCTCACaagttttggaaaagaaaattgaagctAATTTACACAACACAGTTTCAATTTTACAACTCAACTAAAACCACAACGATCATCGTTCTACTACAAAATTAGGTGAATCACGCCAAACAACAATGTGATGATCAAACTGGAAGCTTTACCTCTCTGGCGAGCATTGTGCTGATTTCAAACTTCAACCTGTCATCatcaacttcttcaactcttttcttttgaTACGCTTTGTACAACTCCCTAACAACCACATAAACTAAAGCTCAGCTCTTCTTTACCATTTTTTACGAAAAAGTTACTACTTCTCTTCATAATAAATGCTCTGTAAGTAAGCATTAATAAACAGTAAACAGAACACCTGAGTTGCAGAACTAGAGAAAACAGACGAGTCGGGTCTCTACTATTCCAATCAGTAAGAGGATTCTTCAATGATTTTGAGTCACTAGCTTCGCCAATAACACGATAGGGCCGAAAATTTTCATCTTCCGGCCCAAATATAACATCTGGTGCTGCCAACGGATACGCTGCATTATAAATCACATCCCCTGCCCCAAATTCAGGTAGTTGAAACAGTTAAGAAGAATGTAAATTAGAAAAATACAACAGCTGATTGAAACGTATATTAGAATTACAAAAGCTGACTGAAATGCAAATTAGAATTACAGCAGCCGATTGAAATGTAAATTAGAAAGTTAAAAGAATGAACTCACATTTGATGTAATCGAGGCAAAAGGGGATGACTAAGGAGAAACGATCAAATAAACCAGTGTTTTTGCCTCCTGGCCACATATTCTCCACCTGAAACATGCTCCAAATACCAAATTTTGTCAGTGAATAATCTAATCATAAGCATGTTAAATGAAAATGACCTAATTTTTTGGGTGCAAACACATATTATCTGACCTTGACAGAGAATGGACAGTGTGTGACTAAGTAATTCAGCTGAGCAGCGATGATGGGAGGAATAGAATCGATCGCCATGGTAGCACTGAATCGTCGGAAGTTTACACAATTTGCTTTTGTTCCCGTCGGAGTTTAACCGGTTCTTCTTTTGATCCGGCGACGAACCGATGGATATTGGATAGGCCTTAATCTGATAATAACTCGTTGGGCCTATTTTTCTAATTATGGGCCTCTAGAACTAACATTTAAGCCCAATTGAAATTATTGAGGTTAAAATGGTAAATTCAACTTCGTAATTGAAACCCTAAAGAATGAAGCTCCAACACTATAAATATAGTTCGATTATCTCCTCCTTCAATCGTGCTCATTGTTTATCAGTGCTTTTTCATGGCGGAAAATTGTTCTTTTTGAGATTCAATTTTTCGGTATTCTCTGTGTTTTATTAATTTTCGTTTGCTGtaaattttttctctttttattgtGGTGAAACCGAGTGATGATTTTGGATTAATATTCTCACGACGGTCGTCTGAGGTACCTTTTGTGTACCTGACTGATGTTAATATCCAAATTTTCTGATGGTTTTTTATTTCTTCAGTgaaagaattattatttttgttgtttaaataaaaaaatttgcTAAATTTTGTTTTCAAAGTTGTGGTTTTTACAAAGCGAGCATAATGATGATAAAAAAGTCAATTCCGATTATTTATGAAGAATAACCAACCTCCTACTCATTCTGAATGCTCGcctttatttctactttaattttcCCTTTGATTTAACTCTGGTCATTTTTGCAAAATCTATACGAATATCCTTTTCCATTTGATTTGACTCTGATCATTTTTGCAAAAACTATACGAATATTCATTCAATTCTGAATTGATTGTGAGCACGATGAGGATAAACATGTATGAGGTCGATAGATCATTGATATCATAATAATTTAACAATTAGTCCTTTTCATTCTGAGTGCTTCTTAggttagttttataatttaaccTGTGAAAGTGTGTATAAGGGAAAGGGTCTGGAGTTTGACTCTTTGGCAACTGAAATAGCCATGCCTTAGGGATGAATGCAGAACCCTATATCAAACATTATTTCCTTCTGTTGAATTCTGGTAGGCTTATTTGATAAACCTACTGGAACATCTTGGAGTGAAATACTTACATATTAACTaatttattgtattttatttatgTAAAGAAAGTCACCCAAAAAACGGGGTGAACAGGAGAGAAGGAGAGGGGAAgcaaacaagagagagaaaataaattagaaaatagtttatttttttaagttttGACTATATAATGCCAATTGTTTGGGGATGCCTTTGTCAAACCTAATATAAAGTTATAAATTTACCAATTCTTCGTGTGTTGTCATCTAGTGTCATTTTCTCCAAATTGAACTCGGAGAAAAAAACCCAAATCAAATGAATTAATTTGTTCCAACTCTAGTTTACTTGAAAAATGTAAAGTCATTTGAAATATATAGTTACTTGTACAATAGGAGTAAACTTATATAAGATTAATACTCGTTTTATGAGAGatatt comes from the Nicotiana sylvestris chromosome 4, ASM39365v2, whole genome shotgun sequence genome and includes:
- the LOC104210381 gene encoding uncharacterized protein, translated to MAIDSIPPIIAAQLNYLVTHCPFSVKVENMWPGGKNTGLFDRFSLVIPFCLDYIKWDVIYNAAYPLAAPDVIFGPEDENFRPYRVIGEASDSKSLKNPLTDWNSRDPTRLFSLVLQLRELYKAYQKKRVEEVDDDRLKFEISTMLAREGIEMSLSSNVDKPEEVKFAVPLLDLDLNKMVVGSTWRHQQKIYLQVIYPIGRKYSSAPSAPRLKLVSSSELKSLFSIDDFRLPAWLDGMCMAEYLPTLEEMLESQIKDAVASVESRRKLIMALAPLFGRPVEADPVFCRKATFLSSSGVFTFLVHVAIPLQFPKQQPSLMFQSSQHFNSQALPIKSPVITEYPWSPRWEISDMAERIFDFLVEECLNFKKYCNETMLQNR